A region of Cyanobacteriota bacterium DNA encodes the following proteins:
- a CDS encoding TPM domain-containing protein has product MKKSLLVLLFVFIVQGLRAETPEFIKAFNHSSYVNNFSIEFPRFISEQERAYLHAKIASLIATGNGEMAIAIVDDFYGLEANEFSTALFNHWQIGQAGRDNGVLITIKPTQSGPGRQIYISTGYGAESKVTDALAKRIIEQEIKPAFVVGRIFDGLNQATDSIIRLLNDGVVPALALENPRIASKKTTWRDYVVALVILLWIFGFLFRLGTSRQSTRNTLLGSLLLGSSHHSSSSSGFGGFGGGGFGGGFGGGGGAGGSW; this is encoded by the coding sequence GTGAAAAAGAGTCTATTAGTTTTATTGTTTGTCTTTATTGTTCAGGGTCTGAGAGCAGAGACTCCTGAATTTATCAAAGCATTTAATCATTCTTCTTATGTCAACAATTTCTCTATTGAGTTTCCTCGCTTCATTTCTGAGCAAGAAAGAGCTTATTTGCACGCCAAGATCGCCTCACTAATTGCTACTGGCAATGGTGAAATGGCAATAGCGATTGTTGATGATTTTTATGGTTTAGAGGCCAATGAGTTTTCAACGGCTCTATTTAATCATTGGCAAATTGGTCAAGCTGGTAGAGACAATGGAGTTTTGATTACTATCAAGCCTACTCAGTCTGGTCCAGGAAGACAGATATACATCTCAACAGGCTATGGAGCAGAGTCTAAGGTCACAGACGCTCTTGCCAAGCGAATTATAGAGCAAGAAATTAAGCCAGCTTTTGTCGTGGGGAGAATCTTTGATGGTTTGAATCAGGCTACAGATTCTATTATTCGGCTTTTGAATGATGGGGTTGTTCCAGCGCTTGCGCTGGAAAATCCTCGGATTGCTAGTAAGAAAACAACATGGAGAGATTACGTAGTTGCTTTAGTGATATTGCTATGGATATTTGGATTCTTGTTCCGACTTGGTACTTCGCGTCAAAGCACAAGAAATACGCTTTTGGGTTCTTTGTTACTTGGTTCTAGCCATCACTCATCATCAAGCTCTGGTTTTGGAGGCTTTGGAGGTGGCGGCTTTGGCGGTGGTTTTGGTGGCGGCGGCGGAGCTGGTGGGTCTTGGTAG
- a CDS encoding TPM domain-containing protein codes for MTSPQEFFSQDEIKAITDAVAAAEKNTSGEICVHVDQCCSGDPLEQAKQVFKARALHKTKFRNAVLFYIALDDHKFAIWGDKGINDKVADDFWDNEAALLLKHFKQGQYTTGLIEVINLAGEKLQEYFPYEQKGSLNEIENEISFG; via the coding sequence GTGACTAGCCCGCAAGAATTCTTTTCGCAGGATGAAATCAAAGCGATCACTGATGCAGTTGCAGCAGCAGAAAAAAACACATCTGGTGAGATCTGTGTCCATGTAGATCAGTGCTGTAGTGGCGATCCTCTAGAACAAGCCAAGCAAGTCTTCAAGGCAAGAGCTTTACACAAAACCAAATTTCGCAATGCTGTTTTGTTTTATATCGCACTCGACGATCACAAATTTGCAATTTGGGGCGACAAGGGTATTAATGACAAAGTAGCGGATGACTTTTGGGATAATGAGGCTGCTTTGCTTTTGAAGCATTTTAAGCAGGGTCAATATACCACTGGTTTGATTGAAGTTATTAATTTGGCTGGCGAGAAATTGCAGGAATACTTTCCTTATGAGCAAAAGGGTTCTCTAAATGAAATAGAGAATGAGATTAGTTTTGGCTGA
- a CDS encoding LemA family protein: MKKIAIVIGIVVVLFAALASPYNNLVSKRETVDAQWAQVENVYQRRADLIPNLVSTVKGYASHEKETLEAVIQARSNLTKVDFGNMSQEQLASFQSSQGALSGALSRLMLVMEKYPDLKANQNFLELQSQLEGTENRIAFERKSFNDVARSYNTDLQTFPNNLFAKLFGFDKKPYFEAEEGSNTAPKVEF, encoded by the coding sequence ATGAAAAAAATCGCTATAGTTATCGGTATCGTTGTTGTTTTGTTTGCTGCTTTAGCGAGCCCTTACAACAATCTTGTTTCAAAACGAGAGACTGTTGATGCGCAGTGGGCTCAAGTAGAGAACGTATATCAAAGACGTGCTGATTTAATTCCTAATTTGGTGAGCACTGTTAAGGGCTATGCTAGTCACGAGAAAGAAACACTTGAAGCTGTGATTCAAGCGAGAAGCAATTTAACCAAGGTTGATTTTGGCAATATGAGTCAAGAGCAGCTAGCGAGTTTTCAATCTAGTCAAGGTGCTTTGTCTGGGGCTCTTTCACGCTTAATGTTGGTAATGGAAAAATATCCTGATCTTAAAGCTAACCAAAACTTTTTGGAGCTTCAATCACAACTTGAGGGAACTGAAAATAGAATCGCTTTTGAACGTAAGAGTTTTAATGATGTTGCGAGATCTTACAATACAGACTTGCAGACCTTCCCTAATAATTTATTTGCAAAGCTCTTTGGCTTTGACAAGAAACCATACTTTGAAGCTGAAGAAGGCAGCAATACTGCTCCAAAGGTAGAGTTTTAA